In Parabacteroides sp. FAFU027, the following are encoded in one genomic region:
- a CDS encoding glycosyltransferase family 4 protein, with amino-acid sequence MKKLAIITTHPIQYNAPWFKMLAERKRIQVKVFYTWSQAKDAVQDKTFGQEIKWDIPLLDGYEYEFVENRSTDPGTHHKNGIDCPGLIRAVEQWNPDEVLVFGWYLKSHLEVMKHFKGKLPVNFRGDSTLLNERFGIKTVLRRVYLRYIYRYVDRAFYVGIENKKYFQAHGLKEEQLVFAPHAIDNDRFFDSEEKQYEQQAKAWRHRLGYNDDDIVVLFCGKLYDLKNPELLISAVQQINDELQAKGETKRIKLLMVGSGPLESTLREMVGSDIHITFLPFQNQSAMPVVYRLGNIYCLPSRSETWGLAVNEAMACSRAVMVSDKVGCANDLVSGEYGAIFRSGDHADLKEKLNLILNQDISKMGIKAREVIEAWNFENICKAIEATKD; translated from the coding sequence ATGAAAAAACTCGCAATAATCACCACCCATCCCATTCAATACAACGCACCCTGGTTTAAAATGCTGGCGGAGCGAAAACGCATACAGGTGAAGGTGTTTTACACCTGGTCACAGGCAAAAGATGCGGTGCAGGACAAAACATTCGGTCAGGAAATTAAATGGGATATTCCACTATTGGACGGATATGAGTATGAGTTTGTAGAAAACAGATCTACGGATCCCGGAACTCATCATAAGAACGGGATAGATTGTCCCGGCCTGATTAGAGCTGTAGAACAGTGGAATCCGGATGAGGTATTGGTATTTGGTTGGTACCTGAAGAGCCATCTGGAGGTGATGAAACATTTTAAGGGTAAACTTCCTGTGAATTTCCGGGGAGACTCCACGCTGTTAAATGAACGTTTTGGAATAAAGACTGTCTTAAGACGTGTTTATCTGAGATACATCTATCGTTATGTTGACCGGGCATTTTACGTGGGTATTGAGAATAAAAAGTATTTTCAGGCTCACGGGTTAAAAGAAGAACAACTTGTTTTTGCCCCTCATGCCATAGATAATGACCGCTTTTTTGATTCGGAGGAAAAACAGTATGAACAACAGGCAAAAGCATGGCGGCACCGGTTGGGGTATAATGACGATGATATTGTCGTCCTTTTCTGTGGTAAACTTTACGACTTAAAAAATCCGGAATTGTTGATTTCTGCCGTTCAGCAAATCAATGACGAGTTACAAGCCAAAGGAGAAACAAAACGGATTAAACTACTTATGGTCGGTAGTGGCCCTTTGGAATCTACATTAAGAGAAATGGTCGGCTCAGATATTCATATCACCTTTCTTCCATTTCAGAATCAGTCAGCCATGCCTGTGGTATATCGTCTAGGTAATATATATTGCTTACCTTCACGAAGCGAAACCTGGGGGCTTGCGGTCAATGAAGCGATGGCCTGTTCCCGAGCGGTAATGGTCAGTGATAAAGTAGGATGTGCCAATGACTTGGTATCTGGAGAATATGGCGCCATATTCCGGAGTGGAGATCATGCAGATTTGAAGGAAAAGCTGAATTTAATATTGAATCAGGATATCTCTAAAATGGGGATTAAGGCCCGTGAAGTAATTGAAGCGTGGAATTTTGAGAATATATGCAAAGCAATCGAAGCAACAAAAGACTAA
- a CDS encoding glycosyltransferase family 4 protein, protein MKERITYIFRKKSPRCNSIEQVFYGVMECLDPELYPTASFHVKESGGGIKAIISNICAVRKTGRGIRHITGDIHYVALGTSSPSVLTIHDTGSALQGNFIKQFLIKLLWFWLPALCVDRITVISEFSRQEVLRLIPFAKRKIRVIPNAYRQQIDHDPKPFKSACPRILHLGTKSNKNLERTIEALKGIHCELMIIGKLTAAQHKQLDQSGILYQNEFFIPFERIIEHYRVCDLVCFASTYEGFGLPILEAQATGRPVITSRVASMPEVAGEGALLVDPLNIDDIRNAVNRIISDETLRAGLIAKGLENIKRFTPESVAMQYIDLYKEIGGIC, encoded by the coding sequence ATGAAGGAGCGTATTACGTACATATTCCGGAAAAAGAGCCCCCGCTGTAATAGTATCGAGCAGGTGTTTTACGGTGTAATGGAGTGTCTGGATCCGGAATTATACCCGACTGCCTCATTTCATGTAAAGGAGAGCGGAGGTGGAATCAAGGCGATCATTTCCAATATTTGTGCAGTCCGAAAAACAGGCCGGGGCATCAGGCATATTACCGGTGATATTCATTATGTTGCGTTGGGTACTTCGTCTCCGTCGGTACTGACCATACATGATACGGGATCGGCATTGCAGGGGAATTTTATCAAACAGTTTCTGATCAAACTGTTGTGGTTCTGGTTACCGGCCCTGTGTGTGGACAGGATAACGGTAATTTCGGAATTTTCCAGGCAAGAGGTGTTGAGGTTAATCCCATTTGCAAAACGAAAAATACGGGTCATCCCCAACGCATACAGACAACAGATTGATCACGATCCGAAACCTTTTAAAAGCGCATGTCCGCGGATACTGCATCTGGGGACTAAATCCAATAAGAATCTGGAGCGGACTATCGAAGCGTTGAAAGGAATACACTGCGAGTTGATGATCATTGGGAAATTGACAGCAGCGCAACATAAACAGCTGGATCAAAGCGGTATATTATATCAGAATGAGTTTTTTATTCCCTTTGAACGTATCATAGAGCATTACAGGGTGTGTGACCTGGTCTGTTTTGCCTCTACCTATGAAGGATTTGGTCTGCCTATTCTTGAAGCACAGGCTACCGGACGTCCGGTAATCACATCCAGGGTAGCCTCTATGCCGGAAGTAGCCGGAGAAGGAGCCCTGTTAGTCGATCCCCTGAATATAGATGATATCCGGAATGCCGTAAACCGGATCATCTCTGATGAAACGCTGAGAGCCGGTTTGATTGCCAAAGGTCTGGAAAATATAAAACGTTTCACCCCGGAATCTGTCGCTATGCAGTATATTGATCTGTATAAGGAGATAGGAGGAATTTGCTAA
- a CDS encoding glycosyltransferase family 4 protein produces MRKILIFTDWFLPGTKSGGPVRSYANLIAHFEGEYEFKVITRDTDYCSTEPYPEIAGNQWNRWSANTEVYYISQDQLNRETLKKLIEETAYDVVYINGIYSWKFSVLPLLLLRNCPVRIIVAARGMLNPQAFSVKKTKKKVFLAFAKMLNLYRNVTFHATNDDEQRYIREITGQGQPVIVAPNLPRKIQVQTPNSRTKKANELKLVSVARISKEKGTLHALHALSTVQTGEVILDLYGPVYDQAYWEECLSVINGLPACVKVNYKGSIDGEKVPDVLQDYHFFIMPSEGENFGHAILEALSCGCPVIISDMTPWKGLIDKNLGWDIPLNDPDGLVRAIETAAKMDQAVYQVWSSAASEYARLFCENPELIAANRLLFDLS; encoded by the coding sequence GTGAGGAAAATACTGATATTTACAGACTGGTTTCTGCCCGGTACGAAGTCGGGGGGGCCGGTTCGCTCTTATGCCAACCTGATCGCCCATTTCGAAGGGGAATATGAATTCAAAGTCATTACCCGCGATACCGATTACTGTTCGACTGAGCCTTACCCGGAGATTGCCGGCAATCAATGGAACAGGTGGTCAGCCAATACGGAGGTCTATTATATTTCACAGGATCAGTTAAACAGAGAGACCCTGAAGAAGCTGATCGAAGAGACTGCTTATGATGTGGTATATATCAACGGCATCTATTCGTGGAAATTTTCGGTTCTGCCACTGTTGTTATTGAGGAATTGTCCGGTAAGGATTATCGTTGCTGCGCGTGGGATGCTAAATCCGCAGGCGTTTTCGGTGAAGAAGACCAAGAAAAAGGTTTTTCTGGCATTTGCCAAAATGCTCAATTTATACCGGAACGTAACCTTTCATGCCACAAATGATGATGAACAAAGATATATCCGGGAGATTACCGGTCAGGGACAACCGGTGATTGTTGCCCCCAATTTACCCCGGAAGATACAGGTGCAAACCCCAAATAGCCGTACCAAAAAGGCCAATGAATTGAAACTGGTATCCGTTGCCCGCATTTCCAAAGAAAAAGGGACGTTGCATGCCCTGCACGCTTTGTCAACAGTGCAAACGGGAGAGGTTATACTGGATTTGTATGGTCCGGTATATGATCAGGCCTATTGGGAAGAGTGTCTGTCGGTCATCAACGGTTTACCCGCCTGTGTGAAGGTGAACTACAAAGGGAGTATCGATGGAGAGAAGGTGCCGGATGTCTTGCAGGATTACCATTTCTTTATTATGCCTTCGGAAGGGGAGAATTTTGGACATGCTATACTGGAGGCGCTTTCTTGTGGTTGCCCGGTTATCATTTCGGATATGACACCGTGGAAAGGGTTAATCGACAAGAATCTGGGCTGGGATATCCCGCTAAATGATCCGGATGGTTTGGTGAGGGCCATTGAGACCGCAGCAAAGATGGATCAGGCTGTTTATCAGGTGTGGTCATCTGCAGCATCGGAATATGCACGATTATTTTGCGAGAATCCGGAATTGATAGCGGCAAACAGACTGTTATTTGATTTATCCTGA
- a CDS encoding carbohydrate deacetylase — MKLIVNADDFGFSADVNQAITTVIKQQACSNTTLMVNMPATDEAVGLSVLNGFSDRIGLHLNLTDGFPLTDPIRGQKLFCDSDGNFNTGFHRGIHRFYLNKKEEDAVRLEFSAQIEKYLSYGFDLKHIDSHHHIHTNYSIFKILIPLLRKYEINSIRLTRNMFEEVSWGKNIYKRLLNNKIRQIAVTSNYLGSISDFEKYRHRIPETSIVEIAVHPVLSEEGILDMDVPYSKVVDAIRGEELISYRNIW, encoded by the coding sequence ATGAAACTGATAGTAAATGCAGATGATTTTGGATTTAGTGCGGATGTAAACCAGGCGATAACAACTGTAATCAAGCAGCAAGCCTGTTCTAATACGACATTAATGGTCAATATGCCTGCAACTGATGAGGCGGTTGGTCTCTCTGTTCTGAACGGTTTTTCGGACCGGATTGGATTGCATTTGAACTTAACCGATGGTTTTCCATTGACAGATCCTATACGGGGTCAAAAACTTTTCTGCGATTCTGATGGGAATTTTAATACCGGATTTCACCGGGGGATTCATCGTTTTTATTTGAATAAAAAAGAAGAAGATGCGGTGAGACTAGAATTCTCGGCTCAAATAGAAAAATATTTGTCGTATGGTTTTGATTTAAAGCATATAGATTCGCATCATCACATCCATACTAATTATTCGATTTTCAAGATACTGATTCCGTTATTGAGAAAATATGAAATAAACAGCATCAGGCTGACACGGAATATGTTTGAAGAGGTTTCTTGGGGTAAGAATATTTACAAAAGACTGCTGAATAACAAAATCCGACAAATTGCGGTTACCAGTAACTATTTGGGCTCTATTTCGGATTTTGAAAAATACAGACATCGGATTCCGGAAACATCCATAGTTGAAATTGCGGTACATCCGGTTTTATCAGAAGAGGGTATTTTGGATATGGATGTTCCGTATTCCAAAGTTGTAGATGCGATAAGAGGAGAGGAATTGATTTCGTATAGAAATATATGGTGA